A single region of the Candidatus Sysuiplasma acidicola genome encodes:
- the lsrF gene encoding 3-hydroxy-5-phosphonooxypentane-2,4-dione thiolase translates to MDWGMANRISRMIKPANGRSVMLACDHGYFMGPTHRLENPRETIEPLLPYADALSVTRGVLRSSVNPKWETPILLRVSGGTSVLKEDLSDEEITTSMKEAVKLNVAAVALSIFVGAPHEKQSLVNLSKLVNDGEEYGIPVMAITAVGKELEKRDAKYLALSCRLAAEIGARLVKTYYCENFSRVVSGTPVPLVVAGGPKLNTEEDIFNLVHNALAEGAAGVDMGRNIWQNEHPVAMIKAIRALVHENATVREASQIFSENATTQQQRVASKVRA, encoded by the coding sequence ATGGATTGGGGAATGGCCAACAGAATATCAAGAATGATCAAGCCTGCTAACGGGCGATCCGTGATGCTGGCATGCGACCACGGGTATTTCATGGGACCAACGCACAGGCTGGAAAACCCGCGCGAAACGATTGAACCTCTACTGCCGTATGCCGATGCGCTATCAGTGACAAGGGGAGTTTTGCGGTCTTCAGTGAATCCAAAATGGGAGACTCCAATTCTGCTCCGTGTCTCCGGAGGAACCAGCGTACTCAAAGAAGATCTGAGCGACGAAGAAATTACTACCTCCATGAAGGAGGCGGTGAAGCTCAACGTTGCTGCAGTTGCTCTTTCAATATTTGTCGGAGCGCCACATGAGAAACAATCGCTTGTGAACCTTTCAAAGCTCGTGAACGACGGAGAGGAATATGGAATTCCAGTGATGGCGATTACAGCCGTGGGAAAGGAGCTTGAAAAGAGGGATGCGAAATACCTCGCACTTTCATGCAGGCTCGCCGCCGAGATCGGAGCACGGCTGGTGAAGACATATTACTGTGAGAATTTCAGCAGGGTTGTGAGCGGCACCCCGGTTCCCCTCGTTGTTGCAGGTGGTCCCAAGCTGAACACCGAGGAGGATATATTCAACCTTGTGCACAATGCCCTGGCCGAAGGCGCCGCGGGTGTAGATATGGGGAGGAATATCTGGCAGAATGAGCATCCTGTCGCCATGATCAAGGCGATAAGGGCGCTGGTGCATGAGAACGCTACCGTCAGAGAAGCGTCACAGATATTCAGTGAGAATGCAACGACACAGCAGCAGAGAGTTGCGAGCAAAGTCCGTGCATAG
- a CDS encoding UvrD-helicase domain-containing protein — protein MTASQLEVLEAVRQGKRVIVEACAGSGKTTTLVRSYTDKLKEITSFLNADDPFNHLLAITFTNEAAVKLKRDVFRETGGNIRALTNRTISTIHSFCNNILRENIVESGLSPDYRIAEEYDVAQTGESVLERIVSENILKDAELRTFITEHGWGARGKLSNSGFCGMVMAAYRWIRAEGFDLGEGLETLRRRKVAYKDWLTKRGHGDVETATYIDRVDRYTALIEKYLAAYWKRMETEKREKGILSYDDIIYYAYRLLREYAHIRERYRRQFLYVFVDEFQDTDALQLEVVDMISERGKQFFVGDPQQLIYEWRNANPELFARAEQDALGDNDGSSVIYLRENFRSSEGIISFVNHLFSGLMKEGKTAYVEMEAAREDLKECDDEPSVSILVPKGETQNELHVSEAAMIASEISRIVEEGATVVDMHDRKRRRAKYSDIAVLFRSRSAVKMYEEKLEEEGIPFIGLQVSTFFERPEIIALRDYVMHLARPSDAFYTASVMRSPIFDVEDDFIAASAACKFDMDKMRTLAGESDHTSLARFIWLDTWCRSAAGVRVSSLMMELIRKSGFDMLCLAGNRGIEAYANIVSFIELLRRLESEGLTGPQDIADELEEMMERGAEPGSPLYDESSNAVRLMTVHEAKGLEFPIVFVAGSFSRPRHDNYDMFIHRDFGTIIREIDTGSNPLRSFYEGVEEDLDRLKIGGNEEEKRIFYVAATRAQQKLYISACSRNANSWSNEVWKMLSAAGIDAATASQGVLSFGKGKILLLHSPRYVRKAGHAIQRDVRIDRKVLGLDLSHARKTERFAMTPTSLAGYMVCHHKSLLSAAGNTAVTGSGSVGGLERGSMIHAFLEHYDYVRSKEPAFLKDTFGEKYGDIASSSLRFIQSDIGQEAGRAATEGRLFRELPFSALHGRGILNGKVDMIITGTDTDTCTVVDYKSGRADSHQEEYRNQLLTYASAVLKITGCNSIRLVNFFVDEKEPIRSFTVSRSEVEAFDSQLEASMEAYDGGDRTASPGKIKCDLCAFRNTCEFRFVDAVDKA, from the coding sequence TTGACAGCTTCACAGCTTGAAGTGCTGGAAGCAGTTAGACAGGGAAAGAGGGTTATTGTGGAGGCCTGCGCGGGCAGCGGCAAAACGACCACTCTCGTGCGATCCTACACAGACAAGCTGAAAGAGATTACATCCTTCCTGAACGCCGATGATCCGTTCAACCACCTCCTTGCGATAACATTCACAAACGAGGCAGCGGTGAAACTGAAACGCGATGTGTTCCGTGAAACGGGAGGGAACATAAGAGCCCTGACGAATAGAACGATATCGACCATACACTCGTTCTGCAACAACATACTGAGGGAAAACATCGTCGAGTCCGGATTGAGCCCCGACTACAGGATTGCCGAGGAGTACGACGTGGCGCAAACCGGAGAAAGCGTGCTCGAAAGAATTGTCAGTGAAAACATACTGAAGGATGCGGAACTGCGCACTTTCATAACAGAGCACGGATGGGGAGCCAGAGGAAAACTCAGCAATTCCGGTTTCTGCGGAATGGTGATGGCCGCATACAGGTGGATACGGGCAGAGGGATTCGATCTGGGCGAAGGGCTGGAGACGCTGAGGAGGAGGAAAGTTGCTTACAAAGACTGGCTGACGAAACGCGGTCACGGGGACGTTGAAACAGCCACGTACATAGACAGGGTAGACCGCTACACCGCCCTGATTGAAAAGTACCTAGCCGCATACTGGAAACGAATGGAGACAGAGAAGAGGGAGAAGGGAATACTGAGCTATGACGACATCATATACTATGCATACAGGCTGCTCCGGGAGTACGCACACATCAGGGAGCGGTACAGGAGACAGTTCCTTTACGTTTTTGTGGATGAGTTCCAGGACACCGATGCGCTGCAGCTTGAGGTGGTAGACATGATCTCTGAAAGGGGAAAACAGTTCTTTGTCGGAGATCCGCAGCAGCTCATATATGAATGGAGGAATGCCAATCCTGAGCTCTTCGCAAGGGCGGAGCAGGATGCGCTCGGAGACAACGACGGCAGCAGCGTGATTTACCTCAGGGAAAATTTCAGGAGTTCGGAAGGCATCATCTCATTCGTAAATCACCTCTTTTCCGGTTTGATGAAAGAGGGAAAAACTGCATATGTTGAAATGGAGGCGGCCCGTGAAGACCTGAAAGAGTGTGACGATGAACCTTCAGTCAGCATCCTCGTACCGAAGGGCGAAACACAGAATGAACTCCACGTTTCGGAAGCAGCCATGATTGCATCTGAGATATCACGAATCGTCGAAGAAGGTGCAACCGTTGTGGATATGCACGATCGCAAACGCAGGAGGGCAAAATATTCCGACATAGCTGTGCTTTTCAGATCGCGGTCTGCTGTGAAGATGTACGAGGAAAAACTCGAGGAAGAGGGCATACCGTTCATCGGACTCCAGGTGAGCACATTCTTCGAGAGACCTGAAATCATTGCGCTCAGGGACTACGTCATGCATCTTGCCAGACCGTCTGATGCATTCTATACTGCATCAGTGATGAGATCTCCGATTTTCGATGTTGAGGACGATTTCATTGCCGCCTCCGCGGCATGTAAATTCGATATGGATAAAATGAGGACGCTGGCTGGCGAATCCGACCACACCTCCCTCGCAAGATTCATTTGGCTCGACACATGGTGCCGTTCGGCGGCAGGAGTGCGTGTTTCCAGCCTGATGATGGAATTAATCAGGAAGAGCGGCTTCGACATGCTGTGCCTTGCAGGAAACAGGGGCATAGAGGCCTATGCCAATATCGTCAGCTTTATCGAACTGCTGAGGCGGTTAGAAAGTGAAGGACTGACGGGACCGCAGGATATTGCAGATGAGCTGGAAGAGATGATGGAAAGAGGGGCAGAGCCTGGGTCTCCGCTGTACGACGAGTCCAGCAATGCCGTGCGTCTCATGACCGTCCATGAGGCAAAAGGACTTGAGTTTCCGATTGTTTTTGTCGCCGGTTCGTTTTCCCGGCCCAGGCACGATAATTATGACATGTTCATACACAGGGATTTCGGCACCATCATAAGGGAAATAGATACGGGGAGCAATCCTCTGCGCTCATTTTATGAGGGGGTCGAAGAGGATCTCGACAGACTCAAAATTGGCGGGAATGAGGAGGAGAAGAGAATTTTCTATGTTGCGGCCACCAGGGCACAGCAGAAGCTTTACATATCCGCCTGCAGCCGCAATGCAAATTCATGGAGTAACGAAGTATGGAAGATGCTCAGTGCGGCCGGCATAGATGCTGCGACTGCATCTCAGGGAGTCCTGTCTTTCGGAAAAGGCAAGATCTTACTGTTGCACAGTCCGCGATACGTCAGAAAGGCAGGACACGCGATACAAAGAGATGTGCGTATTGACAGGAAGGTGCTCGGGCTGGACCTGTCGCATGCCAGAAAAACAGAGCGGTTCGCGATGACTCCCACCTCGCTGGCAGGGTACATGGTCTGTCACCACAAATCACTGCTATCCGCAGCGGGGAACACGGCAGTAACCGGCAGCGGCTCTGTTGGTGGCCTGGAAAGAGGATCTATGATTCATGCCTTCCTCGAGCATTACGATTATGTAAGGTCAAAAGAGCCGGCATTTCTGAAAGACACTTTCGGAGAAAAATACGGGGACATTGCCTCAAGCTCACTCAGATTCATTCAATCGGACATTGGACAGGAAGCAGGCAGAGCGGCGACGGAGGGGAGGCTCTTCAGGGAGCTGCCGTTCAGCGCATTACATGGCAGAGGAATACTCAACGGCAAAGTGGACATGATAATCACCGGGACTGATACGGATACTTGCACTGTGGTGGATTACAAGAGCGGCAGAGCCGACAGCCACCAGGAGGAATATCGCAACCAGCTGCTGACTTACGCTTCCGCAGTGTTGAAAATTACAGGATGCAACAGCATCCGGCTCGTTAATTTCTTTGTCGATGAGAAAGAACCGATCAGGTCATTTACAGTGAGTAGAAGTGAGGTTGAAGCTTTTGATTCGCAGCTTGAAGCATCGATGGAAGCGTATGACGGAGGAGACAGAACGGCTTCACCCGGGAAAATTAAATGTGATTTATGTGCGTTCAGAAATACTTGTGAGTTCAGGTTCGTGGATGCGGTTGATAAAGCATGA
- a CDS encoding transposase produces the protein MTSFSTDCSKDFLKCKWYGSSVVVADRFFASSKTCSECGHVRKTFTLSERVFSCERCSLSIDRGLNAAINLSGLAASSAESINACGNGVRRPSSSRDGATAMHREMNALIPNGISG, from the coding sequence ATTACCTCATTCTCAACAGATTGCTCAAAAGATTTCCTGAAGTGCAAATGGTACGGAAGCAGCGTTGTTGTCGCAGACAGGTTCTTTGCATCGAGCAAGACATGCTCGGAATGCGGACATGTCAGGAAGACATTCACCCTCTCGGAACGTGTATTCAGCTGTGAGCGATGCAGCTTGTCAATTGACCGCGGCCTCAATGCAGCGATCAATCTTTCAGGACTCGCCGCCAGTTCGGCGGAGAGTATAAACGCCTGTGGAAACGGTGTAAGGCGCCCGAGCAGCAGCCGTGACGGTGCAACCGCGATGCATCGGGAAATGAACGCCCTTATCCCAAACGGGATAAGTGGATAA
- a CDS encoding ATP-binding protein codes for MKFVGREEELSHFEDRYRSGKAEFLIVYGRRRVGKTSFLLKFAENKKSIYLLARETTTEENLRRFSEVVSTSLNDSFLKLNPFVSWDALFSYFSSAKERLLLIIDEYPYLTADRSLASTLQEHWDRSLSKTALFLVLCGSSVSAMSKLMSRESPLYLRRTGQLEIRPFPFREATLFFPNYKNVDKAIAYAILGGMPSYLSQFDEKLSIRENLIRAVRRDSILYNDAEYILKEDFREVRNYFSLLEAISMGRSKPQDIMSYTGQDKGTFSKYVHVLTQLHIVRRVAPYDSRRKFIYTIADNYIRFWFRYIQRNKEMAEAGRTKELVDLILMDLPNYMGKAFEGMVSEYMTSNICQNPQPWWHKGVEIDIVCKSGNVTILAEVKWSVLSEGEVMKSIGELDAKSGFVKGRKKLLIFCRSSRSKAAITLDDMLSFS; via the coding sequence ATGAAGTTCGTCGGCAGAGAAGAAGAATTATCTCACTTCGAGGACCGTTACAGATCAGGTAAGGCAGAGTTCCTTATCGTATATGGGAGGAGGAGAGTCGGCAAGACTTCATTTTTACTGAAATTTGCTGAAAACAAGAAGTCGATTTATCTGCTTGCCAGGGAAACAACAACCGAAGAAAATCTGAGGAGATTCTCTGAGGTTGTGTCAACCTCTCTGAACGATTCTTTTCTGAAGTTGAACCCGTTTGTGTCATGGGATGCCTTGTTTTCCTATTTTTCCTCTGCAAAGGAAAGGCTTCTCCTGATTATAGATGAATATCCATATCTCACAGCAGACAGAAGTCTCGCTTCCACTCTACAGGAACACTGGGACAGAAGCCTGAGTAAAACGGCATTATTTCTCGTTCTGTGCGGCTCGTCTGTATCGGCTATGAGTAAATTAATGTCAAGAGAATCCCCATTGTATCTCAGAAGGACCGGGCAATTGGAAATCCGGCCTTTCCCATTCAGGGAGGCGACGCTTTTCTTCCCGAATTACAAGAATGTGGACAAGGCTATTGCTTATGCTATACTCGGTGGCATGCCATCATACCTCTCACAATTCGATGAAAAACTCTCCATACGCGAGAACCTGATCAGAGCGGTCCGCAGAGACTCCATACTGTACAACGATGCGGAATACATATTGAAGGAAGATTTCAGAGAAGTCAGGAATTATTTTTCATTGCTCGAAGCGATATCGATGGGCCGCTCAAAGCCGCAGGACATAATGAGCTATACCGGGCAGGACAAAGGCACCTTTTCAAAATATGTCCACGTACTCACCCAGCTCCATATAGTCAGGAGAGTTGCCCCTTACGATTCCAGGAGAAAATTCATTTACACCATAGCCGACAATTACATTCGCTTCTGGTTCAGATACATACAAAGAAACAAGGAAATGGCAGAGGCGGGCAGGACAAAGGAACTGGTTGATTTGATCCTTATGGATTTGCCTAATTACATGGGCAAGGCCTTCGAAGGAATGGTCTCCGAATACATGACTTCGAACATCTGCCAGAATCCACAACCCTGGTGGCACAAAGGGGTAGAGATTGATATTGTTTGCAAATCCGGAAACGTCACCATACTTGCCGAAGTCAAGTGGTCCGTTCTGTCCGAAGGGGAAGTGATGAAGTCCATCGGAGAACTGGATGCCAAGTCAGGCTTTGTTAAAGGCAGAAAGAAGCTTCTGATATTCTGCAGATCTTCACGCTCCAAGGCGGCAATAACTCTTGATGACATGTTGTCTTTTTCGTGA
- a CDS encoding cupin domain-containing protein — MFRTEYNIPRITRPGDILWEPHHVLPAGAKCAVLYGDPSREGAYVMRLSIPENVRIMPHSHTDSRIYTVLSGSFGIGFGDVFDMDELEELTEGSIINVPAGMNHFQYSESVGYIVQVQGIGPTDTVYRDAADDPRQARSRN, encoded by the coding sequence GTGTTCAGGACGGAATACAACATTCCCAGGATCACTCGTCCGGGCGATATTCTCTGGGAGCCGCATCACGTTCTGCCTGCTGGAGCAAAATGTGCCGTGTTGTATGGCGATCCTTCCAGGGAAGGTGCTTACGTCATGAGATTGAGCATCCCTGAAAATGTTCGCATAATGCCTCACTCTCATACTGACAGTCGAATTTACACCGTCTTGTCAGGCAGTTTCGGTATAGGCTTTGGCGATGTGTTTGATATGGACGAACTGGAAGAGTTGACTGAGGGCAGCATCATAAATGTGCCCGCTGGTATGAATCATTTTCAGTATTCCGAGTCGGTCGGTTACATTGTTCAGGTTCAGGGTATCGGCCCAACCGATACTGTTTACAGGGATGCAGCAGACGATCCGAGGCAGGCACGTTCCAGGAATTGA
- a CDS encoding type II toxin-antitoxin system RelE/ParE family toxin — MAYEVYLTSEAERFLKKCDRVVRDRIVSKLTKLGVDPEAGKPLTAALTGLWSLRIGDYRAIYEIKNAELLVLVIKIGHRKNAYD, encoded by the coding sequence TTGGCTTATGAAGTTTACCTTACTTCAGAGGCCGAAAGGTTTCTCAAAAAGTGCGATAGAGTCGTGAGAGACAGAATCGTCAGCAAGCTGACGAAACTGGGTGTTGATCCGGAAGCAGGAAAGCCCCTCACCGCGGCGTTGACAGGGCTTTGGAGTCTGCGCATCGGAGACTACAGGGCAATATATGAAATCAAGAATGCCGAGTTGCTTGTTCTGGTCATCAAGATAGGGCACAGAAAGAATGCCTATGACTAA
- a CDS encoding IS256 family transposase, whose product METQGNEIGELKDIMIGFLEQNREGMISLVEWFLNSVMEMEVEQQANASLYERCGGRKAYRNGYKPRTLNTVNGPLNLSKPQLRGLSFETGVFDRYSRVEKSLQLAVVESYLQGVSTRNVTDIIEKLGAGGISASAVSAMSKELDGKVDEFLGRRIDREMIYLIVDATYFKVRDGPKYVSKALFIVAGVGLDGHREILGAKIADAETELLWEGYFDELKERGLHGVKMVISDGHKGIRGAVERCFLGASWQMCQVHFIRNLMKVIPKKSWGDVVDAIQLALSDPARLGDARTLLERKGMTKAIDMFDRFQDSLHSYSAFPRQQWKKLRTSNMLERINLELKRRTRKIGALPND is encoded by the coding sequence ATGGAAACACAAGGCAATGAAATAGGTGAATTGAAAGATATAATGATTGGCTTTCTGGAACAGAACAGAGAGGGAATGATCTCCCTCGTTGAGTGGTTCCTGAACAGTGTGATGGAGATGGAAGTAGAGCAGCAGGCAAACGCGTCTCTGTATGAACGGTGTGGCGGCAGGAAAGCGTACAGGAACGGTTACAAGCCACGGACACTGAATACGGTCAACGGTCCGCTCAACCTCAGCAAACCGCAGCTGAGAGGTCTGTCATTCGAAACAGGTGTGTTTGACAGGTACTCCAGGGTTGAGAAGTCACTACAGCTTGCAGTCGTGGAATCGTACCTGCAGGGTGTGAGCACGAGGAACGTGACGGACATCATAGAGAAGCTGGGTGCCGGCGGCATATCTGCATCGGCGGTATCGGCCATGTCGAAGGAACTCGACGGGAAGGTCGACGAGTTCCTTGGCAGGCGCATAGACAGAGAGATGATCTATCTCATAGTGGATGCAACATACTTCAAGGTCAGGGACGGACCGAAGTATGTTTCGAAGGCGCTGTTCATAGTCGCCGGCGTTGGACTCGACGGCCACCGTGAGATACTCGGCGCAAAGATAGCGGATGCGGAAACAGAACTCCTGTGGGAAGGGTACTTCGACGAACTGAAGGAGAGGGGTCTTCACGGTGTGAAGATGGTCATATCCGATGGGCACAAGGGCATAAGGGGTGCGGTGGAGAGATGCTTCCTCGGAGCATCCTGGCAGATGTGTCAGGTGCACTTCATCAGGAATCTGATGAAGGTCATACCGAAGAAGAGTTGGGGTGATGTTGTCGATGCCATACAGCTCGCACTCAGCGACCCTGCCAGGCTGGGTGACGCCAGGACACTGCTAGAGCGGAAGGGAATGACAAAAGCCATTGACATGTTCGACCGCTTTCAGGATTCGCTTCACAGCTATTCGGCGTTTCCCAGGCAGCAATGGAAAAAGCTCAGGACATCGAACATGCTTGAGCGTATAAACCTGGAACTGAAGAGGAGAACACGCAAGATCGGAGCGCTTCCCAACGACAG